GTTAGAGTAAATAAATTTGCTTGACGCTGCCGGAGAGGCCTGTCCATGCATCTAGCGGCATGGCCTTCATGAATTTCATTTCACCTCCTGAAAAAAACACAAGAAGCGGGATAATGTGTTGACCATGCTCTAGACACGAGtaataagaaaagaaaagagatgcaAAGACCAGAAGTCACGATCAAATATTCGGAACCCCAATTTAAAAGGCATTGGAGCCAAACCGGATGAAAAGGGCGGGGCGGAGAGGGACAGCCAGCAAAGACATGAGCACGAAGCAAAAGAACATACATCACGCCTCGGCCGGGATGCAcacagggagagagaggagaggggagatCAGACAAGTGCGCGACTCGAGAGGGAGGCGGTGAACAGGAGAGAAAGCGAGTTCGCTACAGAGAGAGAAGCTAGGGAGGGAGAGGGTTACATCATCGCCTAGGCGCTGCAGCAGCCTTGGTGCAGCGGCGCGTCGTCAAAACTGGCAGCTAGCCAGATGGTGTCCACACTCTCTCCTGCGTCTCTTATCCCTTCATCCCAGTTTTAACCCTTGCTAAGCCCCTCTTAGCCCGGCCTCCCCTCGAGAACACGCCGGCAAACCCAGAGGCTTAGCCTGGCTACACACGGGCCGTCGGCGAGCATGGACTTCGACGAccacgacgacggcgacgaggagatGCAGATGTCCATGCCCATGCCGGTGAGCTCCAGCTACGAGCCTCCGCCGCCGCTGTCCACGGGGTTTGGCGGCGCCGGGGTTGCGCCCAACAAGCCTCAAGAACCACGCGGTCAGTAtggtggtagtggtggtggtgAGCTTGGCGGCCGTGCCAAGGCCCCCGGCGGCGGTGCCAGGTACCGCGAGTGCCTCAAGAACCACGCGGTCAGTATCGGAGGGCACGCCGTCGACGGCTGCGGCGAGTTCATCGCCGCCGGCGAGGAGGGCAGCATCGACGCGCTCCGCTGCGCCGCGTGCAACTGCCACCGCAACTTCCACCGGAGGGAGTCCGACTTCCCCGCGGGGGGCGAGGGCTCGCCCTTCTCTCCAACCGCAATGGTCCCCTACGGAGGCGTGCCGCACCACCAGTTCTCGCCCTACTACCGCACCCCGGCGGgctacctgcaccaccaccagcaccacatggccgcggccgccgccgccgccgcggcagcCGCAGGGCACCCGCGCCCGCTCGCGCTCCCGTCCACCTCCCACAGCGGCCGCGACGACGCAGACGAGCTGTCGGGCATGGCGGCGGGGCCCATGTCGGCGCTGGCCCCGCTGAGCAGCATGTCCCTTGGCGCCGGCCCGTCGGGGTACGGCTCCGGGtccgggtccggcaagaagcggttCCGCACCAAG
Above is a window of Triticum dicoccoides isolate Atlit2015 ecotype Zavitan chromosome 5B, WEW_v2.0, whole genome shotgun sequence DNA encoding:
- the LOC119310256 gene encoding zinc-finger homeodomain protein 1-like, producing MDFDDHDDGDEEMQMSMPMPVSSSYEPPPPLSTGFGGAGVAPNKPQEPRGQYGGSGGGELGGRAKAPGGGARYRECLKNHAVSIGGHAVDGCGEFIAAGEEGSIDALRCAACNCHRNFHRRESDFPAGGEGSPFSPTAMVPYGGVPHHQFSPYYRTPAGYLHHHQHHMAAAAAAAAAAAGHPRPLALPSTSHSGRDDADELSGMAAGPMSALAPLSSMSLGAGPSGYGSGSGSGKKRFRTKFTQEQKDKMLAFAERVGWRIQKHDEAAVLQFCDEVGVKRHVLKVWMHNNKHTLGKKPPSI